A part of Chloroflexota bacterium genomic DNA contains:
- the add gene encoding adenosine deaminase encodes MIHDDLPLIDLHRHLDGNVRLATILDLARQHDLPLPADTLEELRPHIQVSEPETDIMAYFTRFNWMISVLADYDACRRVAYENVLDAAAEGLDYIELRFSPWFMAEPHQLDPAGVVEAVVEGVRQGNVETPQTKVVLLGIISRTYGPETGMKELEALLTQKDHIVGLDLAGDEVRFPAEMFIEHFQMARDAGWGITVHAGESAGPQSVWQAIEDLGASRIGHALTIGEDPELVEMMLEKRIGIEANLTSNVDTSSVPSYAAHPLKGWLDLDLLATLNTDDPGISPVTLREEFEVAAPKAGLTEADTRKAQENAVEIAFAFGSEKE; translated from the coding sequence ATGATCCATGACGACCTCCCCCTGATTGACCTGCACCGACATTTGGATGGCAATGTGCGCCTGGCGACCATCCTTGACCTCGCCCGGCAGCATGATCTGCCCCTGCCGGCTGATACCCTTGAAGAACTGCGCCCACATATTCAGGTCAGTGAACCTGAAACGGATATCATGGCCTATTTCACCCGGTTCAACTGGATGATCTCTGTGCTGGCGGATTATGACGCTTGCCGGCGGGTGGCTTATGAAAATGTGCTGGATGCGGCGGCTGAGGGATTGGATTACATCGAACTGCGCTTCAGCCCCTGGTTCATGGCGGAACCGCACCAGCTTGACCCGGCCGGTGTGGTGGAGGCGGTGGTAGAAGGCGTGCGGCAGGGGAATGTTGAGACGCCCCAAACCAAGGTGGTTCTCCTCGGCATCATCAGCCGGACCTATGGACCTGAGACTGGGATGAAGGAACTGGAAGCGCTGCTGACTCAAAAGGATCACATCGTGGGGTTGGACCTGGCGGGGGATGAGGTGCGCTTCCCGGCGGAGATGTTTATCGAGCATTTCCAAATGGCCCGCGATGCGGGATGGGGTATCACTGTCCATGCGGGTGAATCCGCTGGGCCGCAATCCGTATGGCAAGCGATTGAAGATTTGGGCGCGTCACGGATCGGTCATGCCCTGACGATTGGGGAGGACCCTGAACTGGTGGAGATGATGCTGGAGAAGCGGATTGGGATTGAGGCGAACCTGACCAGTAATGTCGATACCAGCAGCGTGCCATCTTATGCAGCCCATCCCCTCAAAGGATGGTTGGATTTGGACCTGCTGGCGACGTTGAACACTGATGACCCCGGGATCAGCCCTGTGACGCTGCGGGAAGAATTTGAGGTTGCAGCGCCCAAAGCCGGACTGACCGAGGCGG
- a CDS encoding cupin domain-containing protein, with protein MSAVHRFTGNTHQDEYAWDGIDPLAINTEEVHNVMKHVLVGPNDGAPNFIIRYFNVPVGEKSFYDQHPHEHGIVILNGKARVQINDDFYELGPLDSIFISGMDIHQLVNIGDESLGFICVIKRQD; from the coding sequence ATGAGCGCAGTTCACCGCTTTACCGGCAACACTCACCAGGACGAATACGCATGGGATGGGATTGATCCCCTCGCCATCAACACTGAAGAAGTCCATAACGTGATGAAGCATGTCCTTGTTGGACCAAATGACGGCGCACCGAACTTCATCATCCGTTATTTCAATGTCCCTGTTGGCGAAAAGTCCTTTTATGACCAGCACCCCCATGAACACGGTATTGTGATCCTGAACGGTAAGGCCCGGGTACAGATCAATGACGATTTCTATGAACTGGGGCCTCTGGATTCGATCTTCATATCCGGTATGGATATCCACCAACTCGTCAACATCGGCGATGAATCACTGGGATTCATCTGTGTGATCAAGCGCCAGGATTAG